The genome window ATTAATGCACCGGCAGAAATTGCTTTATGGGAAATAAACGCTACCGTGTCAGCCTCTTTGAGGTCTGATATAAATTCAGATATTTCCATAGCTGCATCCAGCCGTCCTCCAAAGGTATCAATATCAAAAATGATCAGGCCGGCATCATTGTCTTTTGCGCTATCGACACGACGTTGGATAGAACTGTTTAACCCGCCATCAATCATTCGATGAATTGTAATAACATATGTTGGTCTGTAAGGGTTATTATCAGCATCGGGAAACCCATTTTGGAATTGCTTCTTCTTTGTTGCCGGTTCCTCCTGAGAAGAGAGCGTTTGATCGTAATAGATGGTGTTGTCATGATGCACAGTATCCTGCTGTGTGTCATTCCTTTCCTGCGCGGGAATAATGCGTATGCAAAGAAGGAGAAATAGAATAGGCAGGAATGCCTGGTAAACACTTTTACAATGTATCATGATAAAGCTATGGGAAAATTACCAGAAAAACTGCTTTTTTACCTAAGAGGGTACGATAACAAAAATGTATCCACAAATTATATCGTATGTTAGCTCTCTTTATCCAGTGTTTTTACCTCTTTGCTATATTTATAGCCATTTTTTCCTTTTAAAGTAAGCAATCATTGAAACTCCCACAATGCCCATTACCGATAAAATGGCAAAATATCCCCATTTCCACTCAAGTTCTGGCAGGTATTTGAAATTCATACCATAAACACCTGCGATGAAGGTAAGAGGGATAAATATGGTGGCAATAATGGTGAGCATCTTCATTACTTCATTCATCTTATTGCTGATACTTGAAAGATAGATATCCAGCATGCCTGAAACAATGTCCCGAAAAGTTTCAATTGTGTCTATTATTTGAATGGTATGGTCGTAAACATCCCGAAGATAAATGACGGTCGTCTCTTTTATCAGCGGAGATTCAGCTCTTTCAAAAATTCTTATAACTTCTCTCAACGGCCATACGGACCTTCGCATAAAAATCATCTCTCTTTTTATGGTGTGAATTGTCTGCAATGCTTCCGGCATTGGATTTGTCAATAAATTTTCCTCTAGCTTGTCGATTTTTTCTCCGGTTTTTTCAAGAATAATAAAATAATGATCAACAATTGCATCGATTAACGTATATACAAGATAATCGGTACTTCCTTTTCTTATTTTTCCTTTCCCGTTTCTGATCCGCTCCCGAACGGAATCAAAGATATCTCCTTCTTTTTCCTGAAAAGAGATCACATATTGGGGACCAATGATAAAACTCATCTGTTCTGATTCTATTTCATTTTTCCCATTATTATAAAAAAGCATTCTTATAACAATAAACAGATACTTACCAAAATCTTCTATCTTAGGACGCTGATCGGTATTTAAAATGTCTTCGAGGAGAAGGGAATGCAATCCAAAATGCTTTCCCGCTTGTTCTATGATGTCTATCTGATGAAGACCGCTTATGTTAATCCATGTTACCGTCGGAGTGTCTTTCAGCGGGAAACAATCCTCAATCCGGTGTATTCCTTTTTCCGTGCAATGCTTTTCATCATAATCGAAAACGTAAATCTTTACCGTTTCCGCTTTCTTTTCTCCGACATGAATAAGGGTTCCCGGTGGAGAACCGGCTTTTTTGGATCTCTTTTTTATGTGTTTAAACATGGTTTTTCTTTCATTATTTCTAAAATACTGTTTTTCTAAGATAAAAAATCTTATGAAAACCAGAGGAAAAATGCAATAGTTTTCTTATTGCTGAAAGATGGTGCCATGCCACAGAAACAGTGCGGAGAATACATTCCAAACCAACTTTTTCCTGTGATTGATTATCTCATGTTTTTCACATTGTATTTCCCCTTTTTTTTACTATACTTTTTACTTTACTGCTTTTTTAAAGCAGTTTTGCTTGTAACATCTGACAATATGCCACATACACAGTCAGAAAGTCTCGCTTTCACTGCTGTATATAATACGGTACATTTTTCCAGAAAAGAGAAGATACCTTTTATGCATTGTATTCGTAAACGGTTTTCCAGGTATTTTGCGCCGGCGCTTTTCTTTGTATGGTGCGTATTTCCGTCCTCATTTTTTGTAGATACCCATCTGCAGGGCGATTCTTCTTTGACGAATGAGGAAAAGGCAAAAGAACTGCCCGCAAAGGATAGCAATAAAAAGGTAGTGAATGACAAAAAGGAAGCAGACTCCGCGTTTTCGCAGAAGGAATATATCCCTCCAGACGAAAAATTTCAGACCATTTTATCTCCTGCAATGACTCCGGATATCGATGATTTACTGGGGGCTGAAACAATCT of Candidatus Brocadiaceae bacterium contains these proteins:
- the corA gene encoding magnesium/cobalt transporter CorA, whose translation is MFKHIKKRSKKAGSPPGTLIHVGEKKAETVKIYVFDYDEKHCTEKGIHRIEDCFPLKDTPTVTWINISGLHQIDIIEQAGKHFGLHSLLLEDILNTDQRPKIEDFGKYLFIVIRMLFYNNGKNEIESEQMSFIIGPQYVISFQEKEGDIFDSVRERIRNGKGKIRKGSTDYLVYTLIDAIVDHYFIILEKTGEKIDKLEENLLTNPMPEALQTIHTIKREMIFMRRSVWPLREVIRIFERAESPLIKETTVIYLRDVYDHTIQIIDTIETFRDIVSGMLDIYLSSISNKMNEVMKMLTIIATIFIPLTFIAGVYGMNFKYLPELEWKWGYFAILSVMGIVGVSMIAYFKRKKWL